A single Ketogulonicigenium vulgare WSH-001 DNA region contains:
- the glmU gene encoding bifunctional UDP-N-acetylglucosamine diphosphorylase/glucosamine-1-phosphate N-acetyltransferase GlmU produces MPSNFVILAAGKGTRMESDLPKVLHEVGGAPLIAHALRLADSLLPDRVIVVTGYEGAAVAKSAAHWNPEAIIVEQAEQLGTGHAAQMAMPALTGTSGDVFVTFGDTPFIRTATLEAMQDARKTRDLVVLGFEAADPDARYGRLVMDGEDLQAIVEYKDADAATRAIRLCNSGVICTSAQRLPALLAQLKNENAAAEYYLTDIVAIARAAGLSAGVVTCPEEETLGINTRTELARAEVIFQARARRDALEDGVQLVSPDTVHFAFDTLLGRDAVVEPYVVFATGVTVESGARIRSFSHLEGAHVSRGAVVGPYARLRPGAELAEHAHVGNFVEVKNATIGEGTKASHLSYIGDADVGAGTNIGAGTITVNYDGVFKHRTTIGDRAFIGSNSTLIAPITIGNEGFTAAGSVITDDVAPGALAIGRARQVEKPGLARALMARLRAKKDKT; encoded by the coding sequence ATGCCCAGCAATTTCGTCATTCTGGCCGCCGGCAAAGGCACGCGCATGGAATCGGACCTGCCTAAAGTCCTGCATGAGGTCGGCGGCGCCCCCCTGATCGCCCATGCCTTGCGCCTGGCAGACAGCCTGCTGCCTGATCGCGTCATCGTCGTCACCGGATATGAGGGCGCGGCCGTCGCCAAATCCGCGGCCCACTGGAACCCCGAGGCGATCATTGTCGAGCAGGCCGAGCAGCTTGGCACCGGCCACGCCGCGCAAATGGCGATGCCCGCGCTGACAGGGACCAGCGGCGATGTCTTTGTGACCTTTGGCGACACGCCCTTCATCCGCACCGCGACGCTAGAAGCCATGCAAGACGCGCGAAAGACGCGCGATCTGGTGGTGCTGGGGTTCGAGGCCGCAGACCCCGACGCCCGTTACGGTCGCCTTGTCATGGACGGCGAGGATCTGCAGGCGATTGTCGAATATAAGGACGCGGATGCCGCCACCCGCGCCATCCGCCTGTGCAATTCCGGCGTGATCTGCACCAGCGCGCAACGTCTGCCCGCGCTGCTGGCGCAGCTCAAGAACGAGAATGCAGCGGCTGAATATTATCTGACCGATATCGTGGCCATCGCCCGTGCTGCGGGTCTATCCGCGGGTGTCGTCACCTGCCCCGAGGAAGAGACCCTTGGCATCAACACCCGCACCGAGCTTGCCCGCGCCGAAGTGATCTTTCAGGCCCGCGCCCGCCGCGATGCGCTGGAAGACGGCGTGCAGTTGGTCTCGCCCGATACTGTGCATTTCGCCTTTGACACGCTGCTGGGCCGTGATGCTGTGGTTGAGCCCTATGTGGTCTTTGCCACCGGCGTGACCGTTGAATCAGGCGCGCGCATTCGGTCCTTTTCGCATCTTGAGGGGGCCCATGTCTCGCGCGGGGCGGTTGTCGGCCCCTATGCCCGCCTGCGCCCGGGCGCAGAGCTGGCCGAACACGCCCATGTCGGCAATTTCGTCGAGGTCAAGAACGCCACCATCGGCGAGGGCACCAAGGCGAGCCACCTGTCCTACATCGGGGATGCCGATGTCGGCGCAGGCACCAATATCGGTGCGGGCACCATCACCGTGAATTACGACGGCGTGTTCAAACATCGCACCACAATCGGTGATCGTGCCTTTATCGGGTCGAATTCGACCCTGATCGCGCCGATCACCATCGGAAACGAAGGGTTTACAGCGGCAGGGTCGGTGATCACCGATGATGTCGCGCCCGGCGCGCTGGCCATCGGCCGCGCCCGCCAAGTTGAAAAGCCGGGCCTTGCCCGCGCATTGATGGCCCGCCTGCGCGCCAAGAAAGACAAGACATGA
- a CDS encoding DNA alkylation repair protein, which produces MSLPDDLQCRLVTLEEELRVEGWDPTPAEMIDWLARELRPANELPARLELAARLWAFGTQDARILAAKLLTQARMRPDDAIWAALTGWIAELGAGAEEWALIESVSRALDRRIEAAPERLAEITPWVSHENAALRAAFALVARPNLRLKMPKAADLARRDELLVLLAPLAADRDQMVQRALASALRDLAKHDAPRATTFLLAHGNAMVPWARRESIGRLPIALDDRGRITGAPDNH; this is translated from the coding sequence ATGAGCCTGCCTGATGACCTGCAATGCCGCCTTGTGACGCTGGAGGAAGAACTCCGCGTCGAGGGCTGGGACCCGACCCCCGCCGAGATGATCGACTGGCTGGCGCGCGAGCTGCGCCCCGCAAACGAGCTGCCCGCGCGCCTTGAACTGGCTGCACGCCTATGGGCCTTTGGCACGCAAGACGCGCGCATTCTGGCGGCAAAGCTGCTGACACAGGCCCGTATGCGTCCCGATGATGCCATCTGGGCGGCGCTGACCGGCTGGATCGCGGAACTTGGCGCCGGGGCCGAGGAATGGGCGCTGATCGAATCGGTTTCCCGGGCGCTGGATCGCAGGATCGAGGCTGCGCCGGAACGCTTGGCCGAGATCACCCCTTGGGTTTCACATGAAAATGCTGCGCTGCGCGCGGCTTTCGCATTGGTGGCGCGTCCGAACCTGCGCCTGAAAATGCCCAAAGCGGCGGATCTTGCGCGCCGTGATGAATTGCTGGTGTTGCTGGCACCGCTGGCAGCGGATCGCGATCAGATGGTGCAGCGCGCGCTGGCCAGCGCCTTGCGCGATTTGGCGAAACATGATGCGCCGCGCGCGACCACATTCCTGCTGGCGCATGGCAATGCCATGGTGCCATGGGCGCGGCGCGAATCTATCGGCCGTCTACCCATTGCACTGGATGATCGCGGGCGCATCACGGGGGCGCCCGACAATCACTAA
- a CDS encoding DUF6324 family protein, with protein sequence MGINNERDIEANIQIGPTDRGMVRIFIEAGTVEIPMDFDPEEAEEIAEEILAAAAAARAANGGGKGKKKR encoded by the coding sequence ATGGGCATTAACAACGAACGCGATATCGAAGCTAATATTCAGATCGGGCCGACCGATCGCGGTATGGTGCGCATCTTTATCGAAGCGGGCACGGTCGAGATTCCGATGGATTTCGATCCCGAAGAAGCCGAAGAAATCGCTGAGGAAATCCTCGCCGCTGCCGCCGCAGCGCGTGCGGCGAACGGCGGCGGCAAGGGCAAGAAAAAGCGCTAA